The Geoglobus acetivorans genome window below encodes:
- a CDS encoding undecaprenyl diphosphate synthase family protein — MIELIYRLYIRKLEKEVRGKNVPAHIMVITSFKEINEGFNGVRSFIRWCDSFDVREITFAINGNASFENLKKLAYRIPYRACIVTENTTLEKSGEGRVKVFLNALSGRRELVQIAKELAEEVLEGKVMPDAIDEREIEKRLRVKSEPDLILRANFELDDFLIWQSIYSEHMFYDVDWKNLRYIDFLRILREYQKRERRYGR, encoded by the coding sequence ATGATCGAACTCATTTACAGGCTCTACATCAGAAAACTCGAAAAAGAGGTCAGAGGAAAAAACGTTCCAGCTCACATTATGGTCATCACCTCATTTAAGGAAATAAACGAGGGGTTTAACGGCGTCCGAAGTTTTATCAGGTGGTGTGACAGCTTCGATGTGAGAGAGATTACGTTCGCCATAAACGGGAATGCAAGTTTTGAAAACCTGAAAAAACTCGCATACAGGATCCCCTACCGGGCATGTATCGTTACAGAAAACACGACTCTTGAAAAAAGCGGTGAGGGCAGGGTAAAGGTTTTTCTGAACGCTCTGAGTGGGAGGAGGGAGCTCGTTCAAATTGCAAAAGAGCTGGCAGAGGAGGTTCTGGAAGGAAAGGTCATGCCGGACGCAATAGATGAAAGAGAGATCGAAAAAAGATTGAGGGTAAAATCCGAACCTGACCTTATACTCCGGGCCAATTTCGAGCTTGACGATTTTCTGATATGGCAGAGCATATACAGCGAGCACATGTTTTATGATGTTGACTGGAAAAACTTAAGATACATTGACTTTTTGAGAATCCTGAGAGAATACCAGAAGAGGGAGAGAAGATATGGAAGATAG
- a CDS encoding TIGR00297 family protein, which translates to MDIALALLAYLYPKLDVMGVTGLAIALLIYRASKIRKIELRGNFEEDSFFAILLFIFLTLSAHFNLIPAYTVVPAIFVSSLRVRMPYYLSIPVYFAMSTVFLSYFPNPWNFTLILLISLTVSLATTLIMHAAENTSYSIPLVLTNLSVLIAFEIYRIDVSEVELITGFLLAFVLSMIAYRAGVADETGLMAATITGMLIIVSANLKFFVILLLFYAVGSAVTKYRYKEKERLGVGEPAGGARGYVNVFANSFPALFFSLNFGYLDERVFALAFTASLATALGDTMASEIGKMAKRVYLITTFERITAGESGGISVRGEIAALTGAALISLSASLFGILTLQEALVSMVAGFVGVHVDSVLGATLEKKGMLNNAGVNFFATLSAGLLCLLTVL; encoded by the coding sequence ATGGACATAGCACTGGCGCTCCTGGCATACCTGTACCCGAAACTGGATGTGATGGGGGTTACCGGACTTGCAATCGCACTTCTGATTTACCGGGCCTCAAAAATCCGTAAAATTGAACTCAGGGGCAACTTTGAAGAGGACTCTTTTTTCGCCATTCTGCTTTTCATATTTCTGACTTTATCTGCTCATTTCAATCTCATACCTGCCTACACTGTCGTGCCTGCGATTTTCGTGTCATCACTGAGAGTTAGAATGCCCTACTACCTTTCAATTCCGGTTTATTTCGCAATGTCTACGGTTTTTCTGAGTTATTTTCCCAACCCCTGGAATTTCACTCTGATTTTGCTGATCTCTCTGACAGTTTCACTTGCCACGACCCTGATAATGCATGCTGCGGAGAACACATCATATTCGATCCCTCTGGTACTCACGAACCTCTCTGTGCTCATCGCATTCGAAATCTACAGGATAGATGTCAGTGAAGTCGAGCTGATCACTGGATTTCTGCTCGCGTTCGTTCTCAGCATGATTGCCTACCGGGCCGGTGTTGCGGATGAAACAGGACTCATGGCAGCCACTATAACGGGGATGCTCATAATCGTATCTGCAAACCTGAAATTCTTTGTCATTCTTCTCCTTTTCTACGCTGTGGGGTCTGCTGTAACGAAATACCGGTATAAAGAAAAGGAACGGCTCGGAGTTGGGGAGCCTGCAGGTGGGGCGAGAGGATATGTGAATGTTTTTGCCAACAGCTTTCCGGCACTGTTTTTCTCCCTGAATTTCGGCTACCTGGACGAACGGGTGTTTGCCCTCGCATTTACCGCAAGCCTTGCAACCGCTCTTGGAGACACAATGGCCAGTGAGATAGGCAAGATGGCTAAGAGGGTGTACCTCATCACGACGTTCGAAAGAATAACGGCGGGAGAAAGCGGAGGGATCTCGGTCAGGGGCGAAATTGCCGCTCTCACGGGAGCCGCACTGATTTCCCTTTCTGCATCACTTTTTGGAATTCTCACCCTCCAGGAGGCTTTGGTTTCCATGGTTGCAGGATTTGTCGGGGTTCATGTGGATAGCGTTCTCGGGGCAACACTGGAGAAAAAAGGTATGTTGAACAATGCAGGTGTTAACTTTTTCGCCACACTCTCCGCAGGATTGCTGTGCCTGCTAACAGTGCTGTAA
- a CDS encoding S16 family serine protease produces MKVKNILSFFLILILLAPYANAQFANYTERQIKAVAVVSGENKGATIDISVIVTPGTGRVFVSVSPFTEIDMQGSAQLAALTACDLTGNDFLKHDFFYTIEAKSTIVGGPSAGAVMTIATIAALENLTLRKDVYMTGMIYPDGSIGPVGGIKYKLEAAAENGAKIFLIPKGQRYEKVLETEKTHKGPFIIVNTETKTVDLVKYGQSLGVKVVEIENITEALKYYAGVELKHEEGKLETEKYADLMKILAERMKKDAMDLYKEFEKIADSETKKSIDERLKKGEEYYSEGYYYSSTSTYFTAKILMREEIYRSKIKDDSSFSLEAKVIRDEIESTKRVAESYEMGLASFQIVGAAQERLAKAENYLEKATTASNWDDAIANLALAKERVESAKVWMSLLPEIKEDTRMNPDEIKRRADFYLSMAESLFVYAGEIGGVQSLLYGDSSADESLKLAEELYNNGYYAGTVFSAIDSMVKSAISIEVLAINSDKDLNEKINTSKSSVENAIGIAEKYTIPMLPYAYYEFGETSDGVWKLYYYKLSERIAKTLVAIGGKESVELVEVNYRHPEMKITPEVPTIVERQIEKIFSLPGFESTVAVTALLAGTAILRRVWRKS; encoded by the coding sequence ATGAAAGTCAAAAATATTCTGTCTTTTTTCCTCATTCTGATTCTGTTAGCCCCATACGCCAATGCACAGTTTGCAAACTATACTGAAAGGCAGATAAAGGCAGTTGCGGTCGTGAGTGGTGAGAACAAGGGTGCAACCATAGACATCTCCGTAATAGTCACCCCCGGAACAGGGAGGGTTTTCGTGTCGGTTTCTCCATTTACCGAAATAGACATGCAGGGCAGCGCACAGCTTGCCGCTCTGACTGCCTGCGATCTGACAGGAAACGATTTTCTGAAGCATGACTTTTTCTACACCATTGAAGCGAAATCCACCATCGTTGGCGGGCCCTCAGCAGGGGCCGTGATGACAATCGCCACAATTGCGGCTCTCGAAAACCTGACCCTCAGAAAAGATGTCTACATGACCGGAATGATCTATCCCGACGGAAGCATAGGCCCGGTTGGAGGGATAAAGTACAAGCTGGAGGCTGCTGCAGAGAACGGAGCCAAGATATTTCTGATCCCCAAGGGTCAGAGATATGAAAAGGTCCTTGAAACAGAGAAAACTCACAAAGGCCCGTTCATAATTGTCAACACAGAGACAAAAACCGTGGACCTTGTAAAATACGGACAGTCACTCGGCGTCAAAGTTGTTGAGATCGAAAATATCACCGAGGCACTGAAATACTACGCCGGGGTTGAGCTGAAGCACGAGGAGGGTAAGCTGGAAACCGAGAAATACGCCGACCTGATGAAAATCCTCGCTGAAAGAATGAAAAAAGACGCAATGGATCTGTACAAGGAATTTGAAAAGATTGCGGATTCTGAAACGAAAAAATCCATTGACGAGAGACTCAAAAAAGGTGAAGAATACTACAGCGAGGGATATTACTACTCGTCGACAAGCACCTATTTCACTGCCAAGATACTCATGAGGGAAGAGATATACAGATCCAAGATAAAGGACGATTCATCGTTCAGCTTGGAGGCGAAGGTCATCAGAGACGAGATAGAATCCACCAAGAGGGTCGCTGAGTCATACGAAATGGGTCTCGCATCATTCCAGATAGTTGGAGCTGCGCAGGAAAGACTTGCAAAAGCTGAGAATTACCTCGAAAAAGCGACCACTGCCAGCAACTGGGACGATGCCATCGCAAATCTCGCACTTGCAAAGGAGAGGGTCGAAAGTGCAAAGGTCTGGATGTCTCTCCTGCCGGAAATTAAAGAGGATACAAGAATGAACCCTGACGAAATAAAGAGGAGGGCAGATTTCTACCTGAGCATGGCAGAGTCCCTGTTCGTTTATGCCGGGGAAATAGGAGGAGTGCAGTCACTCCTTTACGGTGATAGCTCGGCTGACGAGAGCTTGAAGCTCGCTGAAGAACTCTACAACAACGGTTACTATGCCGGAACGGTTTTCTCGGCAATAGACAGCATGGTCAAATCCGCAATATCCATCGAGGTCCTCGCAATAAACAGCGATAAAGACCTCAACGAGAAAATAAACACCTCAAAAAGCTCTGTGGAGAACGCAATAGGCATTGCCGAGAAATACACAATACCTATGCTCCCCTATGCATATTACGAGTTTGGAGAGACATCGGATGGGGTGTGGAAGCTGTACTACTACAAGCTCTCGGAAAGAATAGCGAAAACACTGGTGGCTATAGGTGGCAAGGAGAGCGTTGAGCTTGTTGAAGTCAATTACAGGCACCCTGAAATGAAAATAACGCCGGAAGTCCCAACAATAGTGGAAAGACAGATAGAGAAAATATTCAGCCTGCCCGGATTTGAAAGCACCGTTGCTGTTACAGCACTGTTAGCAGGCACAGCAATCCTGCGGAGAGTGTGGCGAAAAAGTTAA
- a CDS encoding RuvB-like domain-containing protein, whose protein sequence is MEEIREIAKKFERYSAHSHITGLGLDENLVARDIGGGLVGQKKAREAAGIIVRLIREGKMAGRGILIAGPPGTGKTAIAVAISKELGKDIPFVQISASEFYSSEMKKTEALLQTMRKAIGVRIRETRRVLEGEVVEINYNMVPNPYNPTQKVPESATITLATKKEKKTFSVGSRLALQFMYSGISEGDVIIIDRETGRISRVGRSKESRKYDIDEYDFVERPDGHIEKDKEYTFVVTLHDLDEARARRGSIFSLFSSESREIDNEIREAVDQQVKEWIEQGTAELIPGVLFIDETHLMDIELFAFMNRAMESEMAPIIILASNRGFARIRGTDEVSPHGIPLDLLDRLLIITTEPYSRDEIRLIVETRAAEMGLLVDDEALERLTDIGERYSLRYAIQLLAPSNEIAKIRNSGKIEVQDVDRAEKLFADVSKSSAYLKEWEEKLLQ, encoded by the coding sequence ATGGAGGAGATCAGGGAGATTGCCAAGAAATTTGAGCGATACAGCGCCCATTCACACATCACAGGTCTCGGACTTGACGAGAATCTTGTCGCAAGGGACATTGGAGGTGGACTTGTCGGGCAGAAGAAAGCAAGAGAGGCTGCAGGCATAATCGTGAGGCTGATCAGGGAAGGAAAAATGGCTGGCAGGGGAATTCTCATAGCTGGTCCACCGGGGACCGGTAAAACAGCGATAGCCGTTGCGATAAGCAAGGAGTTGGGGAAGGATATCCCGTTTGTCCAGATTTCTGCGAGTGAATTTTACAGCAGTGAGATGAAGAAAACCGAGGCGCTTCTCCAGACAATGCGCAAGGCAATTGGAGTGAGAATCAGGGAGACAAGGAGAGTGCTTGAGGGTGAAGTTGTTGAGATAAACTACAACATGGTTCCCAACCCCTACAATCCAACCCAGAAGGTTCCGGAGTCGGCAACGATAACCCTCGCAACAAAGAAGGAAAAGAAGACATTCAGTGTGGGCAGCAGGCTTGCACTACAGTTCATGTACTCTGGAATTTCGGAGGGAGATGTCATAATAATCGACAGGGAAACCGGAAGGATTTCGAGGGTTGGCAGGAGCAAGGAGTCGAGGAAATACGATATTGACGAATACGACTTTGTGGAAAGGCCTGATGGACATATAGAGAAGGACAAGGAATACACGTTTGTGGTGACCCTTCACGATCTGGACGAGGCGAGGGCAAGAAGGGGGAGCATATTCAGCCTGTTCAGCTCGGAATCGAGGGAGATAGACAACGAGATCAGAGAGGCGGTTGACCAGCAGGTCAAGGAGTGGATAGAGCAGGGAACTGCGGAACTGATTCCGGGTGTTCTTTTCATCGACGAGACACACCTCATGGACATCGAACTGTTCGCCTTCATGAACAGGGCAATGGAGAGCGAAATGGCACCGATAATAATTCTCGCATCCAACAGAGGTTTTGCGAGGATAAGGGGGACGGACGAGGTATCCCCTCACGGCATCCCCCTCGACCTGCTTGACAGGCTTTTGATCATAACGACTGAACCGTACAGCAGGGATGAGATAAGGCTGATTGTGGAAACGAGAGCTGCAGAGATGGGTCTGCTCGTGGACGACGAAGCACTCGAAAGGCTGACTGACATTGGTGAGAGGTACAGTCTCAGGTATGCAATACAGCTTCTCGCCCCGTCAAACGAAATCGCAAAGATCAGAAATTCCGGAAAAATTGAAGTACAGGACGTTGATCGGGCAGAAAAGCTGTTTGCTGATGTATCCAAAAGTTCTGCCTACCTGAAAGAGTGGGAGGAGAAACTGCTTCAATGA
- the npdG gene encoding NADPH-dependent F420 reductase translates to MKVALIGGTGNIGEGLAFRLKLAGYDIIIGSRSEEKAKSKAEHFNNLVESLGGKGDIEGRLNDEAAELADVAVITIPWQHAFETAERLKNKLKGKIVISPIVPMVVENGIFRYTPPEEGSAGLKLQRILGESSVVVAFNNIPAKRFANPAEKFEWDVAVCSDDDDAKKVVMEIVSSIKGLRAFDAGSLDSSRTIEALTPMLINLAKKNKTVELGVRFV, encoded by the coding sequence ATGAAGGTTGCGCTCATTGGTGGAACAGGCAACATAGGGGAAGGTCTCGCTTTCAGGCTAAAACTGGCAGGGTATGACATCATAATAGGCTCAAGAAGTGAAGAAAAGGCAAAGTCAAAGGCAGAACATTTTAACAATCTCGTTGAAAGTCTTGGTGGGAAGGGAGACATAGAGGGCAGGCTGAACGATGAGGCCGCAGAACTGGCAGACGTGGCGGTCATTACGATTCCCTGGCAGCATGCCTTTGAGACAGCTGAAAGACTCAAAAACAAGCTGAAGGGGAAGATTGTAATCTCACCCATTGTACCAATGGTCGTGGAAAACGGCATTTTCAGATACACACCACCAGAAGAGGGTTCTGCAGGATTGAAGCTTCAGAGAATTCTTGGCGAGAGCAGCGTTGTCGTTGCGTTCAACAACATCCCTGCAAAAAGGTTCGCCAATCCTGCAGAGAAATTCGAGTGGGACGTTGCAGTATGTTCAGACGATGATGATGCAAAAAAGGTGGTAATGGAAATCGTCTCAAGCATAAAAGGTCTCAGAGCTTTTGACGCCGGCAGTCTCGACAGTTCAAGGACTATTGAGGCACTGACACCCATGCTCATAAATCTGGCAAAGAAAAATAAAACAGTGGAACTGGGAGTGAGGTTCGTCTGA